A single region of the Carassius gibelio isolate Cgi1373 ecotype wild population from Czech Republic chromosome A14, carGib1.2-hapl.c, whole genome shotgun sequence genome encodes:
- the LOC128027285 gene encoding microtubule-associated tumor suppressor 1 homolog isoform X2 — METTRRSMNLTFSMEDKNGNNITCPSAHSPDSLRGSSSLSCGSSESPPLVEMEGCIPFPTTGETSSKVVKSSGAIAVDFVKSNIDICNENMTLLIVDTKNTQYNGCDRSSETSPDCGERELSEVNSYKPSCRGSSENCCSVSSDEMVMRSNSFLLHENDQPLSISLIGESRTSVDISSDLNVVSGTLPDVCEGLAEVPQEKPKNQGTYIQPNNQTFLIDEKSLSVEKLECGTPVHYHKSNKNVEKLACSSGGSNHSTPLEGKTVLLTASGDLDISGNAQTSTPVQSVSNKTFCLPSLSESPLNQDECDSVSPMAQVIHQKQGAASQKPKTPLTSASKSNKIEIKRFPKPNFSNIKSKIMSHATNPFKTSSARVPKNSSNAVTQNNESQTMDQHKSSPTKSTFTAETSTSTTSAQRVKSSNAAKRTRSSTCQENGLASKSRPRRWSESATSFKTSKDGSQEKSPQVSGVSNSLVTPQKNTKRGAPNQGERPAENESNREDTQGNESLKVRGKNQKVNLSVGSARPATAAACEWSRSRLGPQPSPARTRGASAAHLQPPPSASKIKPGTRGKDASSTTDMSSPRSKRSTSDAPASASKLSMKPKLQTKNSSTSHSNGHAKQDHAEPSMGTLSKPSNRTTLLRTKLQCPPIRSVSSGVGCKNTSPSGSSRSSCSPLKTPTTARLMRPTATPTVDKNKSRTSSQNQQPPTNRQPDLVPPESKSRNVEYYKALCEKKNQTVQQLENTLRCNNRRFEAVAVVIKHLCAGHEEMMKQRRELSQELVTLREELVSSAHSCERLEQDKEELRAAFDGVLQKVQEQHRSDLADLEERLKTFYSTEWEKVHQTYQEEADKCKAQMEQQLKELRAKHEALKKELEVSHMEEVDGLKQQFEETFKELKQSHEKEMQSLKATLKESEDTLSDRIQELMTENNNLKEKLNAEVKRRMDLAEKTQDSHTLYLEQELESLKVVLDIKNKQIHEQDKKLLQIDKLMERNVKLDECLKKLQQENEDLKARMDRHAALSRQLSTEQAVLQESLQKESKVNKRLSMENEELLWKLHNGDLSSPQKVSPSPSLNLQSPRHSGTFSSPPVSPR; from the exons ATGGAAACCACACGTAGATCCATGAATCTTACTTTCTCCATGGAGGACAAAAATGGAAATAACATCACTTGCCCCAGTGCGCATTCCCCCGATTCACTCAGGGGCTCTAGCAGTTTGAGTTGTGGCAGTTCAGAAAGTCCTCCTTTAGTGGAAATGGAAGGCTGTATCCCTTTCCCAACAACAGGTGAAACTTCTTCAAAGGTAGTGAAATCAAGTGGCGCAATTGCTGTAGACTTTGTCAAATCAAACATTGACATCTGTAATGAGAATATGACTCTCTTAATAGTGGACACAAAAAACACTCAATACAATGGCTGTGACCGGAGCTCAGAAACCTCCCCAGACTGTGGTGAGCGAGAGCTGTCTGAGGTGAACTCCTACAAGCCATCATGTCGTGGATCCAGTGAGAACTGCTGCTCCGTCAGCTCTGATGAGATGGTCATGAGGAGTAACAGCTTTCTTCTGCACGAGAATGATCAGCCTCTTAGCATCTCACTGATTGGGGAGTCGAGAACCTCTGTGGATATATCTTCAGATCTCAATGTCGTATCTGGCACGCTACCTGATGTGTGCGAGGGCCTAGCTGAGGTGCCACAAGAAAAGCCCAAGAATCAGGGTACCTACATCCAACCAAACAATCAGACATTTCTCATAGATGAAAAGTCATTGAGCGTTGAGAAACTTGAATGTGGCACACCTGTTCATTATCACAAATCCAATAAAAATGTGGAAAAGTTGGCATGCAGCAGTGGTGGATCCAATCACTCAACCCCATTGGAGGGAAAAACTGTGCTGCTTACTGCCTCTGGGGATCTAGACATCAGTGGCAATGCTCAAACCTCAACTCCAGTGCAGTCTGTGAGTAACAAGACATTTTGCCTCCCATCTTTATCTGAGTCACCTCTGAACCAAGATGAATGTGATTCAGTGAGTCCAATGGCTCAAGTTATCCATCAGAAACAAGGCGCTGCCTCCCAAAAGCCCAAAACACCCTTGACGTCAGCCAGTAAAAGCAATAAGATAGAAATAAAACGTTTTCCAAAGCCTAACTTCAGTAATATAAAGTCTAAAATTATGTCACATGCCACCAACCCCTTCAAGACATCAAGTGCACGAGTTCCAAAGAATTCATCAAATGCTGTCACTCAAAATAATGAAAGCCAGACTATGGACCAACATAAGTCATCTCCTACCAAATCCACTTTTACTGCAGAAACCAGCACATCTACCACATCAGCTCAACGTGTAAAGAGCTCTAATGCAGCTAAAAGAACTCGCTCATCAACTTGCCAAGAAAATGGTCTGGCCTCAAAATCTCGACCTCGCCGATGGTCTGAAAGTGCTACATCTTTCAAAACGAGTAAAGATGGATCACAAGAGAAGAGTCCACAGGTCAGTGGAGTCTCGAACAGCCTTGTCACACcacaaaaaaacactaaaagaGGTGCTCCGAATCAGGGTGAGAGACCTGCAGAAAACGAGTCAAATAGAGAGGACACACAGGGGAATGAGTCTCTGAAGGTCCGAGGGAAGAATCAGAAAGTGAATCTGTCG GTGGGGTCTGCCAGGCCAGCAACGGCAGCAGCATGTGAGTGGAGTAGAAGCAGGCTTGGCCCCCAGCCATCACCAGCCAGGACAAGAGGCGCCTCTGCTGCTCACCTACAACCACCACCTTCAGCCTCTAAGATCAAACCTGGTACAAGAGGAAAAGATGCCAGCAGTACCACTGACATGTCTTCACCCAGAAGCAAACGGAGCACATCTGATG CTCCAGCATCAGCCTCCAAACTGTCCATGAAACCCAAATTACAGACCAAGAACTCCAGTACTTCTCATTCAAATGGACATGCAAAGCAAG acCATGCTGAGCCCTCTATGGGAACCTTGAGTAAACCTTCTAACAGGACCACATTGTTAAGGACCAAGCTGCAGTGTCCACCTATCAGGAGTGTATCATCAG GAGTAGGATGCAAAAACACATCTCCATCAGGTTCATCAAGGTCTTCATGCAGTCCTCTGAAAACCCCAACCACAGCCAGACTCATGAGACCTACTGCTACTCCAACAG TTGACAAGAACAAGTCAAGGACGAGTTCCCAAAACCAGCAGCCCCCAACAAACCGGCAACCGGATCTGGTACCGCCAGAGAGTAAGTCCAGAAATGTGGAGTACTACAAGGCTCTGTGTGAGAAGAAGAACCAGACCGTCCAGCAGCTGGAGAACACGCTTCGATGCAACAATCGCAGGTTTGAGGCTGTTGCTGTGGTCATAAAGCATCTATGTGCTGGG CATGAGGAGATGATGAAGCAGCGCAGGGAGCTGTCTCAGGAGCTGGTCACCTTGCGTGAGGAgctgg TGAGTTCGGCTCACTCCTGTGAGCGTCTGGAGCAGGACAAGGAGGAGCTGCGTGCTGCTTTTGATGGAGTTCTACAGAAGGTCCAGGAGCAGCACCGCTCGGACCTCGCTGACCTCGAGGAGAGACTGAAGACCTTTTACTCCACTGAGTGGGAGAAGGTCCATCAGACTTACCAGGAGGAGGCTGACAAGTGCAAAGCTCAGATGGAGCAGCAG CTAAAAGAGTTGCGAGCAAAACACGAGGCTTTGAAGAAGGAACTGGAAGTCAGCCATATGGAGGAGGTGGATGGCCTTAAACAACAGTTTGAAGAGACTTTCAAAG AACTGAAACAATCCCATGAAAAGGAAATGCAGTCTCTCAAAGCAACACTAAAGGAATCAGAGGACACGTTATCT GATCGAATACAGGAGCTCATGACTGAAAATAACAACCTCAAAGAAAAGCTGAATGCTGAGGTGAAGAGAAGGATGGATTTGGCTGAGAAAACACAG GACTCCCATACTCTTTATCTGGAGCAGGAGCTTGAAAGCCTTAAAGTAGTGCTGGACATCAAAAACAAACAGATCCATGAACAGGACAAGAAACTCTTGCAGATAGACAAACTG ATGGAGAGGAATGTGAAGCTGGATGAATGTCTTAAGAAACTCCAACAGGAAAACGAGGACCTCAAAGCCAGAATGGACAGACATGCTGCTTTGTCAAG ACAACTGTCCACAGAGCAGGCGGTTTTGCAGGAATCCCTCCAGAAGGAGTCCAAAGTGAACAAACGCCTGTCTATGGAGAATGAAGAGCTGCTCTGGAAGCTCCACAACGGTGATCTGAGCAGCCCCCAAAAGGTCTCCCCTTCCCCGTCCCTGAATCTCCAGTCACCGCGGCACTCTGGGACATTCTCCAGCCCTCCCGTCTCACCCAGATAA